One window of the Trifolium pratense cultivar HEN17-A07 linkage group LG2, ARS_RC_1.1, whole genome shotgun sequence genome contains the following:
- the LOC123911526 gene encoding putative clathrin assembly protein At1g33340, producing MVMDIQSKLRVALGTMKDQASIGKAMMYNHQQHDGFSNIEIAILRATSHANSTIDDKYMHEILFHVSNSKGSIPFLAERISRRLYKTKDNLVAFKTLVLIHRLLRGGNRSFEQELCKSHVSGHLQIIIRYCVTKNFSNPLICFLHKYSSYLEERMSWLINQGGKLEPIMSKGLEFRRYDEKSFDMTFRILPKCQILIDKVLECLPYDILRSNNHHSLAHVAMSNTLKESFQVYMIFCEGIEALVNMFFDLESSARGLACEILKKGSIQSQKLHDLYQTCKKLVENKNLEYPFVQIISMNHIMELEQFGCQQNQVEASQVSKSNISKEIELEVTSKERKKDEEKVDLNFSTTPTLLSWTLETKISKVWVEFEDEITNESQILPTQQNLGSVNYASIFSKV from the coding sequence atggtTATGGATATACAAAGCAAACTACGTGTAGCTCTTGGTACAATGAAAGATCAAGCTTCAATTGGCAAGGCCATGATGTATAACCATCAACAACATGATGGATTTTCCAACATAGAAATTGCAATCCTTCGTGCAACTAGTCATGCCAATAGCACAATTGATGACAAATACATGCATGAAATCCTTTTCCATGTATCAAACTCAAAAGGGTCAATCCCTTTTCTCGCCGAAAGGATTTCGCGCCGCCTATACAAAACTAAGGACAATCTTGTTGCCTTTAAGACTCTTGTCTTGATTCATAGACTTCTTAGAGGAGGAAATAGATCATTTGAACAAGAATTATGCAAATCACATGTTTCTGGCCATTTACAAATTATTATAAGGTATTGTGTTACAAAGAATTTTTCTAACCCTTTAATTTGTTTCTTACACAAGTATTCATCTTATCTTGAAGAAAGAATGAGTTGGCTCATTAACCAAGGTGGAAAACTTGAACCAATTATGTCTAAAGGGTTAGAATTTAGAAGATATGATgagaaatcatttgatatgacATTTAGAATATTGCCTAAATGTCAAATTCTTATTGATAAGGTTTTGGAATGTTTACCATATGATATTCTGAGGTCAAATAATCATCATAGTCTTGCTCATGTTGCTATGAGTAATACTTTGAAAGAAAGTTTCCAAGTTTACATGATATTTTGTGAAGGCATTGAAGCTCTTGTCAACATGTTTTTTGATTTAGAATCTTCAGCTAGAGGCTTAGCTTGTGAAATACTCAAGAAAGGTTCTATTCAAAGTCAAAAGCTTCATGATTTGTATCAAACTTGCAAAAAGTTAGTTGAAAACAAGAATTTGGAATACCCTTTTGTTCAAATTATAAGTATGAATCATATAATGGAATTAGAACAATTTGGTTGTCAACAAAATCAAGTTGAAGCTTCACAGGTCTCTAAATCAAATATCTCAAAAGAAATAGAGTTGGAAGTaacatcaaaagaaagaaaaaaagatgaagaaaaagttgatttaaatttttcaacAACACCAACTCTTTTGTCATGGACACTAGAGACTAAAATAAGCAAAGTTTGGGTGGAGTTTGAAGATGAAATTACTAATGAATCACAGATTCTTCCAACGCAACAAAATCTTGGAAGTGTTAATTATGCAAGCATATTCTCGAAGGTTTGA